GGAACCGCCGGCACAACGTCTCCCCGCACGAGCCGGAGGGTTCGGGTGGTGTGGCGGGCATGGTCATGTCGGCGCTGTCGGCGCCGCTCTACGCGAAGGCCCTGATCGACTCGGCGCTGCGGCGCAAGAGCAAGTTCGTGGTCACGCCCAAGGGCGACTCGGCGAGCCCGGACCGCTGGTTCGGGACGTTCCGGTACCACTGGTACTTCATCCTGATCTTCGGCGGCTCGATCGCGGCCGGTTTCACCTTCGGGCACTCGCACCCCGCGATGATCATCTGGGCGACGTTCGCCACCGGGATCACCGCGACGCCGATGGTCGTCTGGCGGCTCATGCTGCGCCAGGAGAAGAAGAAGCTCGCCGCCGGCCCGGCCGAACCGCAGGACGCCGTGCCCGTGCCGCAGCCGTTCGTTCCGGCCCAGCCGACGCCACAGGCGCCACACGGCTCACATCCGTCGCACGCCCCACACGCCCCCCACTCCACCCATGCGCCGCAGCACAAGCCCCAGTGGGCCGCGTCGGGCGGGACGGGCGGGGGCAGCGTAGGGGGCGAGGGCAACGACCAGACCATGCAGATCGCCCTTGGTGGACATGGGGGACGTAAGGAATGAAAGACCGTGCAGGCCGCCGCCGCGCCCGTCGACTCGCGATAGGCACGGCGGTGGTCCTCGCGTTGGCGGGGATGAACGGGCCGTGGGTGTATCGCTTCAGTACCGAGAAGTACCACGACTACAAGATCAACAGACCGGAGTACAAGGCCGAGAACGGCAAGTGGGAGGTGGTGAACTTCCCGGAGAAGTACCGGCAGAACACCATCCACGCCGCCCTGCTGCACACCGGCAAGGTGCTGCTCGTCGCGGGCTCCGGCAACAACGCGGACAACTTCGACGCGAAGAAGTTCGACACGCGTATCTGGGATCCGGCTCTGGGCACGATCAAGAAGATCCCGACGCCCGCCGACCTGTTCTGCACCGGGCACACACAGCTCTCCAACGGCAATCTGCTGATCGCGGGCGGCACGAAGCGGTACGAGAAGCTGAAGGGTGACGTCACCAAGGCCGGCGGCCTGATGGTCGTCCACAACGAGAACCCGGACAAGCCGATCACCCTCCCGGCGGGCACCAAGTTCACCGGCAAGGAGACCGGCAAGACCTTCGTGTCGAAGGACCCGGTCGTCGTGGAGCGCGCGACGAAGGTCTTCGACAAGGCGACGGGCGCGTTCCTGCGCAACGATCCGGGGCTCGGCCGGATCTACGTCGAGGCGCAGAAGAAGGGCGCCAAGTACGAGACCGGCACCCAGGACAACTACCGCGTGCAGGGCCTGTCGGGCGCCGACTCCCGCAACACGTACGGCATCGCCGAGAAGCTCGCGCTGGACAAGAAGGACTTCCAGGGCATCCGGGACGCCTACGAGTTCGACCCGGTCGCCGAGAAGTACATCAAGGTCGACCCGATGAACGAGGCCCGCTGGTACCCGACGCTCACCACCATGTCGGACGGCAAGATCCTCAGCCTCTCCGGCCTGGACGACATCGGCCAGCTGGTGCCGGGCAAGAACGAGGTGTACGACCCGAAGACCAAGAAGTGGACGTACACGACCCACACCCGCCAGTTCCCGACGTATCCGGCGATCTCCCTGATGCAGAACGGCGAGATGTTCTACTCGGGCGCGAACGCGGGCTACGGCCCCGACGACGTCGGCCGTGACCCGGGCGTCTGGGACGTGGCGACCAACAAGTTCACCAAGCTGAAGGGTCTGAGCGACCCCAACATGCTGGAGACCGCCGGCACGGTACTGCTGCCGCCGGCGCAGGACGAGAAGTACATGGTGATCGGCGGGGGCGGGGTCGGCGAGTCCAAGCTCTCCAGCAAGAAGACCCGCGTGATCGACCTCCTGGCGGCCGACCCGAAGTTCACGGACGGCCCGTCACTGGAGAAGGGCACGCGCTACCCGCAGTACTCGATCCTGCCCGACGACACGGTGATGATCTCGGGCGGCTCGGAGGACTACCGGGGCCGTGGCGCCTCCAACATCCTCCAGGCCCATATGTACGACGCGAAGACCGGCAAGCTGAGGAGGGTCGCCGACCCGCTGGTGGGCCGCAACTACCACTCGGGCTCGATTCTGCTGCCCGACGGCCGCATCATGTACTTCGGCTCGGACTCCCTGTACGCGGACAAGGCCGACACCAAGCCGGGCAAGTTCGAGCAGCGCATCGAGATCTACACGCCGCCGTACCTGTTCCACGACGCGCAGCCCTCGCTGTCGGGCGGCCCGCAGACGATCGCGCGCGGTGCGTCGGGCACGTTCACGTCGCGGCACGCGGCCACGATTCTGTCGGCGCGTCTGATCCGCCCGAGCGCCTCGACCCATGTCACGGACGTCGACCAGCGCTCCATCGCCCTCGACCTGAAGAAGACGAAGGACAGCATCACGGTGACGGTCCCGAAGAACCGGAACCTGGTGGAGTCGGGCTGGTACATGCTCTTCGTGACAGACGACCAGGGCACCCCGAGCAAGGCCCAGTGGGTCAAGGTGCCGTAGCAGACGACGACAAGGGTGCCCTTCCAAGGAAGGGCACCCTTGTCGCACCTAGGGACGCGGGGAACTGCGCGACCAGCCACAACGGCCCCGCAGCCGACAACGCACCCCCCACACCTCACCCACTCGCTTCCGCAAGCTTCAACGCATAAGAAGCCCACCACTGCCCGGCCTTCGGCCCACCCTTGCACTCCCCGTCGGACTCCCCCGGCCGCTTGACCCAGAGATACGCGTCCACCAACGGGTCCGCCGTCTTCACCGTCGGAGCCTCCCCCAGCGCCCTCCCGGGAGGATTGCACCACTTCTCGTCCGCGTCGCCCCCGCTGTAGGGCCCGTTCCCATTGCGGGACGTGTCCACCACGAAGTGCTTGCCTCCCACCTTCGCCGACAACTCCTTGCCGTACGCGATGGAATCAGCCGTCGAGTAGAAGTTGGACACGTTGACGGAGAACCCGTCCGCCTTCTCGATGCCCGCCCACTTCAGCGGCTCGAAGATCTGGTCGGGATGCGTCCACCCCGCGTTCCCCGCGTCCAGGTACACCTTCGTGTTCCGCAGCGCCGACAGCTTCTCGATCGCGCCGTTCAACAGGTCGTACCGCTCCTCGTGGAACTCGTCCTGGGTGCAGCCGTCCACGAGGTGGAGGATCGCGTCGGGTTCCAGGATCACCGTGGCCGCGCGGTCGCCGATACCCTTGGCGACGCCGTCGATCCAGGCGCGGTAGCTGTCGCCGTCGGCGGCGCCTCCGCTGGAGTACTGGCCGCAGTCGCGGTGCGGGATGTTGTAGAGGACGAGGAGGGCGGAGCGGTCCGCCTTCTGCGCGGCCTCCGTGAAGCCGCGCGCCTCCGCCTCCGGGTTCTCAGGGCTGATCCACTCGCCGGTCGGCTGCTGGGCGATCTTCCGGATCTGCTCGGCGTCGGTGGTCTTGTCGTCCTTGACGTACGCGGCGACCTGTTCCGCCGCGTTGCCGTCGGGGTTCACCCAGAACGGGTTGGTCCCCTTGGGCTGTTGGGTGATCCGGGCCCCCGCCTCCCTGGCCGGCTCGTCGCCGTCCCCCTTGCCGGAGGACGAGGAACAACCGGTGAACAGCAGTGCCGCCCCCAGCACCGCCACGGACGCCCTCCCCCAGGTCGCCCCCCTGCTGCCGAACATCGAACTCCCCCTCGGATGCACTGTCCTGGTCCCCCCTGGATGCAGTGTCGTAAGCCTCAATCCTGACATAGGTGGCCGGGCGCCCACGAGGTCGCCAGAGCCTTGTCGGCTACCTGTTACAGCGTGTTCGGGCGGGGTACCCCAGTGCCTCAGGCCTGAACAGCGGGGCCTGGGCGCCGCTGACGGGACAGCTCGTAGAACTATCTACTACCTGCGTGGATAACTCAGAGCCACTGGACGGGGACTTGGCGTCAATCACGTCTAGGCCTGGACGCCCATCCGTTCTACAGTCGTCTCGGGGACGGGCACCGAACCTCCCGCGCCGGTCGCCGGGTTACTCCCGCAGCCCGTGCGCGCGCGGTCGAGGACCAGCCCGGTCGACGGCTCTGGGGGGAGCGGGTCGTCGACCGGGCAGGGTGAGACGGGTGGGGTGGACCCACCGATGGCATCGCGTCAGGCGGCCTCGCCCGTCAGATACGCCGACACGATCACGTTCGCCGTGTAGGTGCGGGAGGCCCGGTCGAACGTGCCGCCACAGGTGATGAGCCGGAGTTCCGCTCGGCCCGACTGCCGGGTGCCATACGCCTGTTGGGCGTCGAAGCGGTCGCGGGGCAGGACCCGGACGTCGTCGACGGTGAACTCGGCGACCTTGCCGTCGGCGCGGGTGACCCGGATCGTCGCGCCCGGCCGCAGGGTGCTGACCTTGTAGAAGACGGCCGGCCGGGTCTCGGTGTCGACGTGTCCGACGAGGAGCGCGGTTCCGGCGGCGCCGGGCCGGGTGCCGGATCCGTACCAGCCCACGACGCCCGCCTGGTCGAAGGGCGGCGGGTCGATCGCGCCGCGCCGGTCGAGGCCGCGGGCCACCACCGGGGCCTGCACGCCCAGTTCGGGGATGTCCACGCGCTGCGGCACGGCGCCGCTCAACGGCTCGTGCGCGGGCGGGAGTTCGAGGTCAGGGGGGCGGCCGACCGCGGCGATGTCGCCGGTGGTCGGCGCGGATATGCCCTGGCGTACGTCGGTCACCTCGCGGCCCCATGTCCACAGCCCGAGCAGCAGCAGCGCCCAGGCCACACCCATGGTCAGGCGTCCGGTGCCGGTGCCGGTGCCGGAGGGCCGTTCGCGGTCGTCGTCGGACATGGCGTTCAGTCCGTCCCACGGCCCCGGCGGACCCCGCGCACCGCGACGACGACCGCCGCCACACCCGCGAGGACGAGACCGACCACCGTCTGCCCGGTACCGGGGCCGGTGCCCCGGGCGTCGGCGGCCAGTTCGTCCGCCGCACCGCCACCGCCGGCGGGCACGGGAGCGAAGGGCGAGGCGGCCGTCGTACGGGAGGGCTCGGCGGAGGACGGCTGCCTCTCCCCCGCACCCACGCCCGCACCGTCGCCCTCGCCTTTCGCGGCCACGGCGAGCGCGCCCTTGACCTTGGCGTGCCGTCCGTCGCAGCCGACCGTGACGTCGTACGTGCCCGGGCCGAGCGTGGAGCGGACCCGGGACCCTCCGACGAGCGCCCCGTCCTGCCCCTGCCTCGCGAGCAGGACATCGGCGACGAACGCCTCCGACGTCGCGGTCCCCGTCTTCCCCGTACAGCCGTGCACGACCAGCTGTACGTCGCTGCCGGGGACCGGGGACGCCGGGGTCACCGAGATGCCCCCGTCGGCGGCGTACGCCACGGTCAGGGGGGTGAGGGCGGCGGCGACCACGGCGCCGGCACAGAGAGTGAGTCGAATGGAACCCATCGTGAACCTCCAGACATCTGGAGACTCCTCCTCCGGGCTCGCCCTCGCATCCAGGAAGGTCGCTGGCTACTCCGAACGGGCGAATACGGAGAACATAAGCTGCTTTCCCGCTCACAGAGCATTTCGTTCTCAGGGGTCACAGACGCACAAACCACATTTCGAAGAGCGACCAGTCGGCAATACCTGCGGGGGAACAGACACGCACACAGTGGGCGGTTACACCCGCATCTCGGACAACGGCCAGATCGGTGACGGTCGAGATGGCCGTGACGGCGTGATCCGTCAACGAGACGACGTGTACGACCTGGCCAAGCTGAAAGGCTGCGAGGTGCACCGCGTCTACGAGGACAACGACACGTCCGCGTACAAGCGCCGAGTGCGGCGCGCCGGATTCGAGGAGATGGTCCGCGACCTCCAGGGCGAGATCATCAACGGCATCCTGGCCTGCAACATCGACCGCATCGCCCGGCAACCGCGCGACCTTGAGCGGCTCATCGACGTCTACGAGCACGCCCGTCGGCCCATGGTCTTCGCGACGACCGCGGGCGACTACGACCTGACGACCGCAGACGGACGATTTCAGGCCCGCATCTATGTGACCATCGCGAACAAGTTCTCTGCGGACTCCGCTCGTCGCATCGCTCGGCAGAAGCTCGCCGAGGCTGCCGACGGAAAGCCTCACATGGGGCAGCGCGCCTTCGGATGGAAGGACGCCGAACGCATCGACGAGCGGGAAGCGGAACTCCTCGGAACCGCCCGCAGGGATGTGGTCTCGGGAAAGAGGCTCGCCACCGTGCACCGGGAGTGGGCAGAACTGGGCGTTCGCGGGCCACAGACCCTACCGGGCAGGACGATCGGTTACAGCAGTGTGATGTACGTGCTGCGAAACCCCCGCCTGTGTGGATACCGCGCCTACATCCCACAGGCAGTCCGGGAGCGGTCAGGCCGGGTGAACCCCGCCGAATACCTGGTCGAGCGCATGGATGGGACGCCCGTCAAGGGGCAGTGGGAAACGATCTTCACGCCCGAGGAATGGCGGGAGTTGATCGAAGTGCTCGACGCACGCAAGAACACCGGCAAAGGCCGGAAGGCAGGGAGCACGGTCACCAAGCGGTTGCTGACCGGTATCGCCCGCTGCGCCAGGTGCGGGAGCGGCTTGTCCTCCGGGATGTACGCACGAACCACTGTGAGCTACGAGAAGTACGGGTACTACTACTACTGCCGGAAGGCAGACGGCGGGTGCGGAAAGCTGGCCCGCAGCGGTCCACTGGTGGACGGCCATGTGGAGAACCTGGTCCTGGAAGATCTGAAGAAGCAGGCGCGCGACGTGAAGCCGGTCATCCAGGAGGCCCCGGAGTTGATCAGGGCCGGCGAGAGACTGAAGCAGATCGATGCCGACAAGGCCGAGGCCCGCCGACTCCGCGCCGATGACCTCCTCTCCCTCGCGGAGTTCGCGCGTGAAATGCGGCGGCTGGAGGAGACCGAGGGGAGGATCAGGCAGGAGGCCCACGGTCTTTCAGCCGCGGCGGCCCGGGCGGGCACCGTGGCCACGCGAATTGTCCGGGAGTGGGAAAACTACACCGTTGACATGAAGCGCGCAGAGATCGTGCGGAGCGTCGAGGCCGTGGTGATCAAGCCTGCCGGCAAGGGAGGAGCACAGCGAGGTGCCTTCCGGTCCGAGCTGATCGAGGTCGTGTGGAAGTGAGCCATGGCTTGAACCGGGATCGGGCTGCGCCCTGATGCCCCCGACGGTGTCATCGCCCCGAATGCCGGACTGAATAACATGGTGAACCCGCACGTCCACGTACCGCAGGAGTCCGCACCCATGACAGAGCGCAAGCCCATCGAATCATGGCTCACCGACATGGACGGCGTGCTGATGCACGAAGGCGTCCCGGTACCCGGCGCGGACGCCTTCATCAAGAAGCTCCGCGAGTCGGGACGTCCGTTCCTGGTCCTCACCAACAATTCGATCTATACCGCGCGTGATCTGCACGCCCGGCTGAACCGGATCGGGCTTGAGGTGCCGGAGGAGAACATCTGGACGTCCGCCCTGGCCACCGCCAAGTTCTTGGACAACCAGCATCCCGGCGGCACCGCCTACGTGATCGGCGAGGCCGGCCTGACCACAGCACTGCACGACGCCGGTTACGTGCTGAGCGATTCCGACCCCGATTTCGTGATCCTGGGCGAGACCCGAACGTATTCGTTCGAGGCTCTGACCAAAGCGATCCGGCTGATCAACGACGGCGCTCGGTTCATCGCCACCAACCCGGACAACACGGGGCCCTCCCCCGAGGGAGTCCTTCCGGCGACCGGATCCGTCGCCGCACTGATCACCAAGGCAACCGGCAAGGAGCCGTACTTCGTCGGCAAGCCGAACCCACTGATGATGCGCACTGCGCTGAACACCATAGGAGCACACTCCGAAACCAGCGCCATGATCGGTGACCGCATGGACACCGATGTGCTGGCTGGTCTGGAAGCCGGGATGGAAACCTTTCTCGTACTCACCGGTGTGACGACCAGGGCTGATCTCGATCACTACCCCTACCGGCCGACGAAGGTGGTGGATTCCATCGCGGACCTCGTCGACCTCGTGTGACTGCCTGCTACTGGAATCGCGATCCGGTTGCCCCCCGTCCTCTGCGTCTGCGCACCAGCACCGCGCCGCCGACGCCGACGCCGACAAGGACAACAGCGGTCGCAGCCGCTGCCACCGGCGAGCCGAGTCCGGTGCGGGCGAGTTCGTCGGTGAACCCGGCCCTCGCGTCAGGGGCGGGATCGGGCGTCTCGTCGGGGGCGGGGCGGGGCCTCTCGTCGGGGGCGGGACCGGCCTTGATACGGAAGCGGTAGTCGTTCGACTGCCCCACCCAGTCTCCATCGTCGCCATGCCGCTGGACGACGGCCGCATTGGCGACGATCTCATTGGGTACGGCGTCCGAGGTGACGGCGAGGCGTAGCTTCACGGTGAGGGTCTTGCCGGGGCCGACCGTAAAACCGGGGAAGCCGTCGGCGACGGCGCCTACGGTCTCCTTCGCGTCGGTCACCTCGAACCGGACGGCGTGCGGATGTACCGCCCCAGCACCTTCTGCGTCCACCGCCTCCTCGTAGAACTCCAGACGGGGCTGCGACGGCTTCAGAGCCCGCCGCGCGTCGACGAGGACGATGACCGGGTGAATGCCCGCACAGGTTCGCGAGGTGGTGTTGGTGAGGTCCAGATACCAGGTGCCGTAACCCCCGCCGGCATCGTAGGCGGCGGGGCCGCCGTGGATGCGGGTGGTGAGTGGGAAGGCGGCCTTGTTTTCGGGGGCGCCGCAGGTGGCCGCGTACGCCGGGGCGGGCAGGGCTCTCAGTACGGCGAGAAGAGCGGCGGCGGTGAGGGTCCCGGTCATGGTCACACATGTGCATAGTCGCATGAACACATGACCATGCCGGAGCGGTGAGGGCAATGGACGGCACCGCTCCGGGAAGTGTGGGGCCAGGCCCCGAACGGCCGCGCGAATGCGCCCGATCGGCGGAGGAAAGCCTCACGGCATGGCACGGCGAGATGCCATCAGCAGAGGCCGGACCATCCGGTGCCAGGTCTCGTCGGCGGCGACAGCCTGCGTGCATGCGAAAGTGGACGGCATGACTGGTACGACTGGTACGACTGGAATGACCGGCACGTCCGGTGCTCCCCTCCGCCTCGGCCTCGTCGGCTACGGCCTCGCGGGGTCCGTCTTCCACGCCCCGCTGATCGCCGTCACCGAGGGCCTCGTCCTCGACACCGTCGTCACGGCGAACCCCCAGCGGCAGGCGCAGGCCCGCGACGGACACCCGGGCGTCCGGGTCGCCGCCGACCCGGACGAGCTGTTCGCCCGCGCCGACGAGCTGGACCTGGTCGTCATCGCGTCCCCGAACAAGACGCACGTCCCGCTCGCGACCGCCGCCCTCAAGGCCGGCCTGCCGGTCGTGGTCGACAAGCCGGTCGCGGGCACGGCGGCCGAGGCGCGTGACCTCGCCGCCCTCGCCGACCAGCGGGGACTACTCCTCTCCGTCTTCCAGAACCGCCGCTGGGACCATGACTTCCGGACGCTCCGGAAGCTGATCGCCGAGGGCGAGCTGGGTGACGTGTATCGGTTCGAGTCACGGTTCGAGCGGTGGCGGCCGCAGACCAAGGGCGGCTGGCGCGAGTCCGGCGACCCGGCGGAGTTCGGCGGACTGCTGTACGACCTCGGCAGTCACGTCGTCGACCAGGCACTGGTCCTCTTCGGCCCCGTCGCCTCCGTGTACGCGGAGACGGACATCCGCCGCCAGGGCGCCGAGACCGACGACGACACGTTCATCGCGCTCACCCACACCAGTGGCGTGCGCAGCCATCTGTACGTCTCCGCCACCACCGCCCAACTCGGCCCGCGCTTCCGGGTGCTGGGCTCACGCGCCGGGTACGTGAAGTACGGCCTCGACCCGCAGGAGGCCGCCCTGAAGGAAGGCGGCCGGCCGGGGGACGTCGGCTGGGGGCTCGAACCCGAGGGCATGTGGGGGCGGGTCGGCGCCGGGGAGTCCCCGCTGACCGGCGGCGGCCGGCCGGAGCCGACAATGCCGGGCGCGTACGAGAAGTACTACTCTGCGATCGCCGCGGCCCTGCGCGACGGCGGCCCCAACCCGGTGACCGCGCTGGAGGCGGCAGCCGCGCTCGACGTACTGGAAGCGGCTCGGCGTTCCGCGAACGAGAAGGTGACGGTGACCCTGCGATGACCAGCCAGAAGACCGGCCAGCACCTCGGCCACAAGGCGACCGGACAGCCATCGCTCGGGCCGCGCATCGCGCCCGAACTCACCCCGAGTCTCGATGAACTCGAAGCGCAGCAACGGCACTTGGTGTTCCGCCAGTTCTCGTACGAGGACGCGTGGACACTGGGTTCGCTGCTGGTGGAGCTGGCGCGGGAGCGGCAGGCGCCGGTGGCCGTCGACATCCACCGGGCCGGCCAGCAGCTCTTCCACGCCGCCCTGCCCGGCTCGACCCCCGACAACGACGCCTGGATCGACCGCAAGCGCCGGGTGGTGGAGCGTTACGGCGCCTCCTCCTATCTGGTGGGCGCCCGGTTCCGCGCCAAGGGCACGACGTTCGAGGACGACTCGCGCCTCGACCCCGACATCTACGCGGCCCACGGCGGCTCGTTCCCGATCACGGTCGAGGGCGTCGGCGTGATCGGGTCGGTGACGGTGTCGGGGCTGCCCCAGCTCCAGGACCACCGGATGGTCGTAGAGGCTCTGGAGATCTTCCTCAAGGTGTAGGGAATTATCCAGAGGGACCCTCCGGTTACGACTGCACAGATGACCTACCCGGCACGCACAGGGCGGGCAGGCAGACAGGGCAGCAGCCGAGCACGGAGGAACGAACCCGATGGACCACGTCAGCCCGTTGAAGTCCTCGACGTCCTTGAAGGAGACCGTCGGGCGGTACGGCATCTGGAGTTTCGGGCTGCGTTCGGAGGACCCCGAGGGCCTCACCGAGCGTGCCGAGGCCGCCGCCGAACTGGAGGAACTGGGCTTCGGTGCCCTCTGGTTGGGCGGCAGCCCCGGCGTACGGCACGCCTTTCCGCTCGTCGAGGCGACCTCGCGGCTCGTCGTGGCGACCGGCATCCAGAGCATCTGGGAGTACGAGGCGGCCGAAACGGCGTCCCTGTTCGCGGAGTTGGAGGCGTCCCACCCCGGCCGCTTCCTGCTCGGCCTCGGCGTCAGTCACGCCGGGCAGGCGGAACGGTACCGTCGCCCGTACGCCTCCATGGTCGAGTACCTGGACGCTCTGGACGCGGCCGGACAGCCCGCCGAACGCCGGTTGCTGGCCGCGCTCGGCCCGAAGATGCTGGAGCTCTCGCGAAACCGCGCCGCCGGTTCGCACCCGTATCTCGTCACCCCGGAACACACCGCGCAGGCCCGTGCGGCCCTGGGTGAAGGCCCGCTGCTGGCACCGGAGTTGAAGGTCGTCCTGGACTCGGATCCGGACAGTGCCCGCGCGACCGCCCGCGGCACCCTCGCCATGTATCTGACCCTGCCGAACTACACCAACAACTTCCTGCGCATCGGCTTCACCGAGGACGACCTCGCGGACGGCGGCAGCGACCGTCTCGTCGACGCGGTGTTCGCCTGGGGCAGCGAGGACCGAATCCGTGAGCGGATCGACGCCTTCCACACGGCGGGCGCGGACCACGTCACCCTCCAGGTCGTCGAGGACCAGGCCAGAGGCGTCCTCCCCCGCGACGGCTGGCGCCGCCTGGCCGACCTGCTGAAGTAACCGGGGGACGCGTAGGAAGACGTAGCGAGACGTGAGGGACTGGAGGGGATCTGCCACGCCCTGAGGCGGTGGCGTTTCCTCCGGATGCATCCGGTCGTTGGTCTGCACGTGTCATCGGGCGGGATCCAGGAGCCCGGTGACACGCATGCGAACGGAGAAGTCCCGTGCGATTGACCGATATCCACCGTTGCGAGATCCGTCCCGGACGGCTCGTGACCTGGACCCTGCATCCGACGACCGTCGAAGGCGTGGCCCAACTGCCGGACGACACCCGCCCACCCGCGTATGTGCAGGAGGCCCATGTCCGAACCGCGCGAACGGTGCGCGAGGACGGCCTGTTCGTACCGACCTGGCTCGGCACGGCCTTCGACATCCCCGGGCGGGTCGATCTCGACGTCCTTCAGGACGCGTTGCGCGCCTGGACGCTGCGGCACGAGACGCTGCGCAGCGGTTTCCGCTGGGCGGACGGCTCGCCCGAGTCTCCCGTCGACGAACTGCGGCGCTTCACCCTCGCGCCCGACGCCGTCGTCCTGCACCGTGAGGATGTCGGCGACTTCCGTGACGGGGGGACGCTGTCGCGCTATCTGCAGGATCGGTTCGACACCGCGGCGGACGCGCTGACCTGGCCGAACTTCATCTACAGCGCGGTCGTCAGGGACGACACCACCAGCGTCTACATCGCGTTCGACCACACCAACGTCGACTCGTACTCGATCTTCCGCATCGCCCACGAGATCCACCAGCTCTACACGGCCGGCCTCGACGGCAAGGCCGTGGACACGGCGCCGGTGGCCAGTTACGTCGACTTCTGCGCGAGCGAGCGTACGCACGCCGACGGGATCGACGAGACGCACTCGATCGTCGCCGAGTGGCGGAAGTTCATCGCCCGGTGCGACGGCAAGCTGCCCAACTTCCCCGTCGACCTCGGCCTCGACCCCGGAGGGCCGCTGCCCACGCAGAAGTTGATGCGGGAGTGGCTCACGGACGACGCGGACGCGGCGGCTTTCGAGGCGTACTGCCGTCCGTACGGCGGCAGCATGGTCGGCATCCTCGCGGCCACCGCCCTCATCGTGCGCGAGATCAGCGGCCGGCAGGTGTACCGCACCGTCGTGCCGTTCCACACCCGGGCCCGCTCGGAGTGGTCGGACTCGGTCGGCTGGTACGTGGGCGGCGCGCCGCTGGAGATCCCGGTGGGCGAGGTCTCGGACTTCGACGGCGCGCTGGACCTGGTCCGTACCGCGCTGCGGGCCAAGCGGCCCCTGTCGAGGATGCCCATCGCCCGGGTGCTGAAGCTGCTGGGCTCCGACTTCCGGCCCACCTCACCGGACCTGTACTCGATCGTCTCGTTCGTCGACACCCGGGACATCGCGGGTTCGGAGCGGTGGGACGAGCTGAAGGCGTACGGCCTGATCCGGGTGTCGTACGGCGACCAGGTGTGCGCCTGGATCACCCGCCTCCACGAGGGCCTCCAGTTCGCCGCCCGCTACCCGGACACGGACGTGGCACAGAAGAACATGCGCCTGTACGTGGCCAGGCTGCGGGAGCTGATCAAGTCGGTGACCGTCCCGGTCCCTGAGAAGGCGCGCGGCGCCGTCTCAGGGACGCGGGGAACTGCGCGACAAGCCCCCACCGGACCGGCAGTCGAATCCCCCGCACCCAGCGGAGCGCTCACGCGTTCTTGAACGACTGACGCTGCCGCCCGAGCCCGTCGATCTCCAGCTCGACCACATCCCCCGCCCGAAGGAACGGCTTGGGCTCGGGCGCACCCAGCGCGACCCCCGCCGGCGTACCCGTGTTGATGACGTCACCCGGGTACAGGGTCATGAACTGGCTGACGTAGCGGACGACTTCGGCGACCCCGAAGATCTGCTCCGCCGTCGTGCCGTTCTGCTTCAGCTCACCGTTCACCCACAGCCGCAGCCCGAGCTCCTGCGGGTCGGGCACCTCGTCCGCGGTCACCAGCCAGGGCCCGAGGGGGTTGAACGTCTCGCAGTTCTTCCCCTTGTCCCAGGTACCGCCCCGCTCCAGCTGGAACTCGCGCTCGGACACGTCGTGCGCGACCGCGTACCCGGCGACGTGCGCGAGCGCCTCCTCGTGCGAGCCGAGGTAGCGGGCCGTACGTCCGATGACGACAGCGAGTTCCACCTCCCAGTCGGTCTTCGTCGACTCGCGCGGGACGAGCACCGTGTCGAACGGTCCGACGA
This genomic interval from Streptomyces sp. B21-083 contains the following:
- a CDS encoding HAD-IIA family hydrolase, with the translated sequence MTERKPIESWLTDMDGVLMHEGVPVPGADAFIKKLRESGRPFLVLTNNSIYTARDLHARLNRIGLEVPEENIWTSALATAKFLDNQHPGGTAYVIGEAGLTTALHDAGYVLSDSDPDFVILGETRTYSFEALTKAIRLINDGARFIATNPDNTGPSPEGVLPATGSVAALITKATGKEPYFVGKPNPLMMRTALNTIGAHSETSAMIGDRMDTDVLAGLEAGMETFLVLTGVTTRADLDHYPYRPTKVVDSIADLVDLV
- a CDS encoding Gfo/Idh/MocA family oxidoreductase, which translates into the protein MTGTSGAPLRLGLVGYGLAGSVFHAPLIAVTEGLVLDTVVTANPQRQAQARDGHPGVRVAADPDELFARADELDLVVIASPNKTHVPLATAALKAGLPVVVDKPVAGTAAEARDLAALADQRGLLLSVFQNRRWDHDFRTLRKLIAEGELGDVYRFESRFERWRPQTKGGWRESGDPAEFGGLLYDLGSHVVDQALVLFGPVASVYAETDIRRQGAETDDDTFIALTHTSGVRSHLYVSATTAQLGPRFRVLGSRAGYVKYGLDPQEAALKEGGRPGDVGWGLEPEGMWGRVGAGESPLTGGGRPEPTMPGAYEKYYSAIAAALRDGGPNPVTALEAAAALDVLEAARRSANEKVTVTLR
- a CDS encoding heme-degrading domain-containing protein codes for the protein MTSQKTGQHLGHKATGQPSLGPRIAPELTPSLDELEAQQRHLVFRQFSYEDAWTLGSLLVELARERQAPVAVDIHRAGQQLFHAALPGSTPDNDAWIDRKRRVVERYGASSYLVGARFRAKGTTFEDDSRLDPDIYAAHGGSFPITVEGVGVIGSVTVSGLPQLQDHRMVVEALEIFLKV
- a CDS encoding LLM class F420-dependent oxidoreductase, whose protein sequence is MDHVSPLKSSTSLKETVGRYGIWSFGLRSEDPEGLTERAEAAAELEELGFGALWLGGSPGVRHAFPLVEATSRLVVATGIQSIWEYEAAETASLFAELEASHPGRFLLGLGVSHAGQAERYRRPYASMVEYLDALDAAGQPAERRLLAALGPKMLELSRNRAAGSHPYLVTPEHTAQARAALGEGPLLAPELKVVLDSDPDSARATARGTLAMYLTLPNYTNNFLRIGFTEDDLADGGSDRLVDAVFAWGSEDRIRERIDAFHTAGADHVTLQVVEDQARGVLPRDGWRRLADLLK
- a CDS encoding condensation domain-containing protein, which codes for MRLTDIHRCEIRPGRLVTWTLHPTTVEGVAQLPDDTRPPAYVQEAHVRTARTVREDGLFVPTWLGTAFDIPGRVDLDVLQDALRAWTLRHETLRSGFRWADGSPESPVDELRRFTLAPDAVVLHREDVGDFRDGGTLSRYLQDRFDTAADALTWPNFIYSAVVRDDTTSVYIAFDHTNVDSYSIFRIAHEIHQLYTAGLDGKAVDTAPVASYVDFCASERTHADGIDETHSIVAEWRKFIARCDGKLPNFPVDLGLDPGGPLPTQKLMREWLTDDADAAAFEAYCRPYGGSMVGILAATALIVREISGRQVYRTVVPFHTRARSEWSDSVGWYVGGAPLEIPVGEVSDFDGALDLVRTALRAKRPLSRMPIARVLKLLGSDFRPTSPDLYSIVSFVDTRDIAGSERWDELKAYGLIRVSYGDQVCAWITRLHEGLQFAARYPDTDVAQKNMRLYVARLRELIKSVTVPVPEKARGAVSGTRGTARQAPTGPAVESPAPSGALTRS
- a CDS encoding fumarylacetoacetate hydrolase family protein: MKLLRVGTAGSERPALLDAEGTLRDLSGVVPDIDGALLADDAALDRIRAAADAGELPELDATGLRIGPPLTGVGKIVCIGLNYHDHARETGAEPPAEPVIFFKAADTVVGPFDTVLVPRESTKTDWEVELAVVIGRTARYLGSHEEALAHVAGYAVAHDVSEREFQLERGGTWDKGKNCETFNPLGPWLVTADEVPDPQELGLRLWVNGELKQNGTTAEQIFGVAEVVRYVSQFMTLYPGDVINTGTPAGVALGAPEPKPFLRAGDVVELEIDGLGRQRQSFKNA